Proteins encoded within one genomic window of Streptomyces sp. NBC_01314:
- a CDS encoding multicopper oxidase domain-containing protein, which translates to MDRRGFNRRVLLGGAAAATSLSVAIETVSAPEAVSAATKARTAPAGGEVKHIKMYAEKLPDGQMGYGFEKGKASIPGPLIELDEGDTLHIEFENTLDVAASLHVHGLDYEISSDGTKLNKSDVEPGGTRTYTWRTHAPGAREDGTWRAGSAGYWHYHDHVVGTEHGTGGLRKGLYGPVVVRRKGDVLPDKTITIVFNDLRINNRPAHSGPDFDATVGDRVEFVVITHGEYYHTFHMHGHRWADNRTGMLTGPDDPSQVIDNKIVGPADSFGFQVIAGEGVGAGAWMYHCHVQSHSDMGMAGLFLVRRTDGTIPGYEPHEPHEPEESEEPHEHGGVQ; encoded by the coding sequence ATGGACAGACGAGGGTTCAACCGGCGGGTGCTGCTGGGCGGCGCGGCGGCCGCGACATCGTTGTCCGTGGCCATCGAGACCGTCAGCGCTCCTGAAGCCGTGAGCGCCGCCACCAAGGCGAGGACGGCCCCGGCGGGCGGCGAGGTCAAGCACATCAAGATGTACGCCGAGAAGCTGCCCGACGGGCAGATGGGCTACGGCTTCGAGAAGGGCAAGGCCTCGATACCGGGCCCGCTGATCGAGCTCGACGAGGGCGACACGCTGCACATCGAGTTCGAGAACACGTTGGACGTGGCGGCGAGCCTCCACGTCCACGGCCTCGACTACGAGATCTCCAGCGACGGCACCAAGCTGAACAAGAGCGACGTCGAGCCCGGCGGCACCCGCACCTACACCTGGCGCACCCACGCCCCCGGCGCCCGCGAGGACGGCACCTGGCGTGCGGGCAGCGCCGGTTACTGGCACTACCACGACCATGTCGTCGGCACCGAACACGGCACGGGCGGCCTTCGCAAGGGTCTCTACGGCCCGGTCGTCGTCCGCCGCAAGGGCGACGTCCTCCCCGACAAGACCATCACCATCGTCTTCAACGACCTGCGCATCAACAACAGGCCCGCCCACTCCGGCCCCGACTTCGACGCCACCGTCGGTGACCGCGTCGAATTCGTCGTCATCACGCACGGCGAGTACTACCACACCTTCCATATGCACGGTCACCGCTGGGCCGACAACCGCACCGGCATGCTCACCGGCCCCGACGACCCCAGCCAGGTCATCGACAACAAGATCGTCGGCCCCGCCGACTCCTTCGGCTTCCAGGTCATCGCGGGCGAAGGCGTCGGGGCGGGCGCCTGGATGTACCACTGTCATGTCCAGAGTCACTCCGACATGGGCATGGCGGGCCTGTTCCTGGTGCGCAGGACGGACGGGACGATCCCGGGGTACGAGCCGCATGAGCCGCATGAGCCGGAGGAGTCCGAAGAGCCCCATGAGCATGGAGGAGTTCAGTGA